A single region of the Pontimicrobium sp. SW4 genome encodes:
- a CDS encoding DMT family transporter encodes MKSNLFKAHLALLGANVIYGANYIIAKGIMPNKIGPSAFVFLRIIGAGILFWVIKSFIKERIDKKDIFRLALCGLLGVATNQLLFFHGLNLTSPIDASIIITSIPVMVLVFSALILKEKITKNKLIGITVGGIGAVLLIWYGKSAAGTSSTLGNLFVFINACSYALYLVIVKPMMKKYNALNVISWVFLFGFVFMFPFGIGDFLATDFSSFDLNTYLAVSFVVVFTTFLAYLFNIYALNYVSPSVTGSYVYLQPAVSFIMVSIYAYILMHEEYAQDINLVKILSCLLVVSGVYLISRKPLKQN; translated from the coding sequence TTGAAAAGCAATCTTTTTAAAGCCCATTTAGCATTACTTGGGGCTAATGTTATATATGGAGCAAACTATATTATAGCCAAAGGCATTATGCCAAATAAAATTGGCCCTTCGGCATTTGTTTTTTTAAGAATTATTGGAGCTGGAATTCTTTTCTGGGTCATAAAATCATTTATTAAAGAACGTATTGACAAAAAAGATATTTTTAGATTAGCGCTTTGTGGCTTGCTTGGAGTTGCTACCAATCAATTATTATTTTTTCATGGTTTAAATTTAACCTCACCAATCGACGCTTCCATTATTATAACCTCGATTCCTGTGATGGTTTTAGTGTTTAGTGCCTTAATTCTGAAAGAAAAAATAACTAAAAACAAACTTATAGGCATCACCGTTGGTGGTATTGGAGCTGTCTTACTAATTTGGTATGGTAAAAGTGCTGCTGGAACGAGTTCTACATTAGGAAACTTGTTTGTTTTTATCAATGCTTGTTCCTATGCTTTATACTTAGTTATTGTAAAACCAATGATGAAAAAATACAATGCATTAAATGTGATTAGTTGGGTGTTTTTATTTGGGTTTGTGTTTATGTTTCCATTTGGAATAGGGGATTTTCTTGCTACTGATTTTTCCTCTTTTGATTTAAACACATACTTAGCTGTTAGTTTTGTGGTTGTTTTCACCACCTTTTTAGCTTACTTATTTAATATTTATGCGTTAAACTATGTATCGCCTTCGGTTACTGGAAGCTATGTGTATTTACAGCCAGCTGTTAGCTTTATAATGGTAAGTATTTATGCATATATTTTGATGCACGAAGAGTATGCACAAGACATTAATTTAGTAAAAATATTAAGCTGTTTACTTGTCGTTTCTGGCGTTTATTTAATAAGTAGAAAACCCCTAAAGCAAAACTAA
- a CDS encoding helix-turn-helix domain-containing protein produces the protein MNNKSQPTPGKPVRGSKTGQPIMVIFDLLGRNWSMGVIWHLNNGPSTFRALQAYCENISPTTLNKRIKELTLAGFLERTINGYVLTSQGKELFNLIEPLGKWSKKWANTYNLK, from the coding sequence ATGAATAATAAATCACAGCCAACCCCTGGAAAACCAGTAAGAGGATCGAAAACAGGTCAGCCAATAATGGTGATTTTTGATTTGTTAGGTAGAAACTGGTCAATGGGTGTTATTTGGCATTTAAATAATGGCCCAAGTACTTTTAGAGCATTACAAGCTTATTGCGAAAATATCTCCCCTACAACTTTAAATAAAAGAATAAAAGAATTAACTCTTGCTGGTTTTTTGGAAAGAACAATTAATGGCTATGTATTAACTAGTCAAGGGAAAGAGTTATTTAACTTAATTGAACCCTTAGGTAAGTGGTCCAAAAAATGGGCGAATACATATAATTTAAAATGA
- a CDS encoding permease-like cell division protein FtsX, translated as MSSAFEKHQKRRLISSYFSVVISIALVLFLLGLLGMLVLNAKTISDNFKERVVMTIYLNDTAKEVEINQLEKSLTLANYVKETKYLSKEDAADFMKGEYGEDFLDDIGHNPLQNSIEVNLKADFVTEQRLDSISQATLTKKFVDDVRYDKDLVSMMNSNVKRISFWVLIISALFTLIAVLLINSSIRLAVYSKRFTIKTMQMVGATKQFIRRPFVWRSVKLGIIGAVLALIGMAIVLYYVNKTFPELKLLRNELLLVSLFIGVFLIGILITWISTYIATQRFLNLKTDQLYY; from the coding sequence ATGAGTTCAGCATTTGAAAAACATCAAAAACGTCGGTTAATATCTTCATATTTCTCAGTAGTCATTAGTATTGCTTTGGTGTTGTTTTTATTAGGATTGTTAGGCATGTTGGTCTTGAACGCTAAAACTATTTCGGATAATTTTAAAGAGCGTGTCGTGATGACCATTTACTTAAATGATACTGCTAAAGAGGTTGAAATAAATCAACTAGAAAAGAGTTTAACGCTTGCAAATTATGTAAAAGAAACTAAATATTTGTCTAAAGAAGACGCTGCAGATTTTATGAAAGGCGAATATGGTGAAGATTTTTTGGATGACATTGGCCATAATCCTTTACAAAACTCCATTGAAGTTAATTTAAAAGCAGATTTTGTCACCGAGCAACGATTAGATAGTATTTCGCAAGCAACGCTAACCAAGAAATTTGTGGACGATGTGCGTTACGATAAAGATTTAGTATCAATGATGAATAGCAACGTTAAACGCATTAGTTTTTGGGTGTTAATTATTAGTGCCTTATTTACACTTATTGCGGTGTTACTTATTAATAGTTCTATTAGATTAGCTGTATATTCAAAACGGTTTACTATTAAAACCATGCAAATGGTTGGAGCTACCAAACAATTTATAAGACGTCCATTTGTATGGCGTAGTGTTAAACTGGGAATAATTGGTGCTGTTCTAGCATTAATAGGAATGGCAATTGTATTGTATTACGTAAACAAGACGTTTCCAGAGTTAAAATTACTTAGAAATGAGTTACTACTTGTTAGCTTGTTTATTGGTGTATTTTTAATTGGGATTTTAATTACTTGGATTAGCACATATATTGCAACTCAACGTTTTTTAAACTTAAAGACTGACCAGTTATACTATTAA
- a CDS encoding class I tRNA ligase family protein, giving the protein MKYHFNEIEAKWQKYWADNQTFKAENKSEKPKYYVLDMFPYPSGAGLHVGHPLGYIASDIYARYKRHKGFNVLHPQGYDSFGLPAEQYAIQTGQHPAITAEENIKTYRRQLDQIGFSFDWSREVRTSDPSYYKWTQWIFIRLFNSWYNNDSDKAENISELIKVFEAEGNANVNAKCDDDVEIFTADEWNNYSSEQQQEILLKYRLTYLAETEVNWCPALGTVLANDEIVNGVSERGGHPVIRKKMTQWSMRISAYAERLLQGLDTIDWPEPLKEIQRNWIGKSVGASVTFNVLPNVTLSAVEGSHQISVFTTRPDTIFGVSFMTLAPEHELVSKITTPEQKAEVEAYIEATAKRSERDRMADVKTISGAFTGAYAEHPFTKEPIPIWIGDYVLAGYGTGAVMSVPCGDQRDYDFAKHFNIPIPNIFEGVDISKEAFADKDNTIIANSDFLNGLTYKKAVKTAIYELEKLGQGEGKTNYRLRDAVFSRQRYWGEPFPVYYVNGMPQMIDVEYLPITLPEVEKYLPTETGEPPLGNATHWAWDTKNNKVVSNDLVTLSAVEGSHNGVYPLELNTMPGWAGSSQYFNRYMDPQNDEEIFSQDAINYWQQVDLYIGGSEHATGHLLYSRFWQKFMFDLGLVPHDEFAKKLINQGMILGTSAFVYRALLQINQSDNNIYDSKEVQEFCSKLILNNAIFISESKVDSFESSNIYQNKIDFVQKAILENFPGSEHVNVEYVINQIHADVNIVNSSDELDVNAFKKHPLNQDFKDAEFIYEDDGTFKVKRDVEKMSKSKYNVVNPDQICIDYGADSLRLYEMFLGPLEQYKPWNTAGITGVHSFLKKLWKLYNDDNGFKVTDVAPTKDTLKTLHKTIKKVEEDIENFSFNTSVSTFMIACNELTAQKCTSKQILEPLLVLISPYAPHIAEELWNQLGHDKSISTADFPKFDESHLVESTKNYPISFNGKMRFTLELSLDLSKDDIEKAVLANDKTKEQLQGREPKKVIVVPGKIVNIVG; this is encoded by the coding sequence ATGAAATACCATTTCAACGAGATAGAAGCCAAATGGCAAAAATATTGGGCAGACAACCAAACGTTTAAAGCGGAAAACAAGTCAGAAAAGCCAAAATATTATGTGTTAGATATGTTCCCTTATCCATCTGGAGCAGGATTGCATGTTGGACATCCATTAGGGTATATTGCTAGTGACATTTATGCACGTTACAAACGTCATAAAGGGTTTAATGTGCTGCATCCTCAAGGGTATGATAGTTTCGGGTTGCCTGCAGAACAGTATGCCATTCAAACTGGCCAACATCCAGCAATTACTGCCGAAGAAAACATCAAAACCTATCGTCGTCAGTTAGACCAAATTGGTTTTTCATTCGATTGGTCTCGTGAAGTCAGAACGTCTGACCCAAGTTATTACAAATGGACGCAGTGGATTTTCATTCGACTGTTTAATTCTTGGTATAATAACGATTCTGATAAAGCTGAAAACATATCAGAACTGATTAAAGTTTTTGAAGCTGAAGGAAACGCAAATGTCAATGCTAAATGTGATGATGATGTAGAAATATTTACAGCGGATGAATGGAACAATTATTCATCAGAACAACAACAAGAAATTTTACTAAAATACAGATTAACCTATTTAGCTGAAACCGAAGTAAACTGGTGTCCTGCCTTAGGAACAGTGCTAGCCAATGACGAAATTGTCAATGGTGTGTCTGAGCGTGGAGGACATCCAGTTATTAGGAAAAAAATGACACAATGGAGTATGCGTATTTCTGCTTATGCTGAACGTTTGCTTCAAGGGTTGGACACCATTGATTGGCCAGAACCACTAAAAGAAATCCAACGCAATTGGATTGGAAAATCGGTTGGTGCTTCGGTTACTTTTAATGTATTGCCAAATGTCACCCTGAGCGCAGTCGAAGGGTCTCATCAAATTTCTGTATTTACAACACGTCCTGATACCATTTTTGGTGTGTCTTTTATGACCTTAGCTCCAGAACATGAACTAGTGTCAAAAATCACTACACCAGAACAAAAAGCTGAGGTTGAGGCTTATATTGAAGCAACTGCAAAACGTAGTGAACGTGATAGAATGGCAGATGTAAAAACCATTTCCGGTGCGTTTACAGGAGCTTATGCTGAGCATCCTTTTACCAAAGAACCAATTCCCATTTGGATTGGCGATTACGTGTTAGCTGGTTATGGGACAGGAGCAGTTATGTCAGTACCTTGTGGTGACCAACGTGATTACGATTTTGCTAAACACTTTAATATTCCTATTCCTAATATTTTTGAAGGTGTAGATATTTCTAAAGAAGCCTTTGCAGATAAAGACAATACCATTATTGCAAATAGTGATTTTTTAAATGGGTTGACGTATAAAAAAGCTGTAAAAACAGCTATTTATGAATTAGAAAAACTAGGTCAAGGCGAAGGAAAGACCAATTACAGATTGCGTGATGCAGTGTTTTCTCGTCAGCGTTATTGGGGAGAGCCATTCCCTGTGTATTACGTCAATGGTATGCCACAAATGATTGATGTTGAGTATTTACCAATCACTTTACCAGAAGTAGAAAAATATTTACCAACCGAAACGGGTGAACCACCTTTAGGAAACGCCACACATTGGGCTTGGGATACAAAAAATAATAAAGTAGTCTCAAATGACCTTGTCACCCTGAGCGCAGTCGAAGGGTCTCATAATGGCGTCTATCCTCTTGAATTAAACACAATGCCTGGTTGGGCAGGAAGCTCACAGTATTTTAATCGTTATATGGATCCTCAAAATGATGAGGAAATATTCTCTCAAGATGCCATTAACTATTGGCAGCAAGTCGATCTATATATAGGAGGAAGCGAACATGCCACAGGACATTTATTATACTCCCGTTTCTGGCAAAAGTTTATGTTTGATTTGGGTCTAGTACCTCATGATGAGTTTGCTAAAAAATTGATTAACCAAGGAATGATTTTGGGGACTAGTGCTTTTGTATATCGAGCTTTACTACAAATTAACCAATCTGATAATAACATTTATGACAGCAAGGAAGTTCAGGAGTTTTGCTCAAAATTGATTCTGAATAATGCGATTTTTATTTCTGAATCAAAGGTCGATAGCTTTGAATCTTCGAATATTTATCAAAATAAAATTGATTTTGTTCAAAAGGCAATATTAGAGAATTTCCCAGGATCAGAACATGTAAATGTTGAATATGTTATTAATCAAATTCATGCAGATGTAAATATTGTTAACTCGTCAGATGAATTAGATGTTAATGCTTTTAAAAAGCACCCGTTGAATCAGGATTTTAAGGATGCAGAATTCATTTATGAAGATGATGGAACTTTCAAGGTAAAACGCGACGTCGAAAAAATGTCCAAATCTAAATACAACGTGGTCAATCCAGATCAAATTTGTATCGATTATGGAGCAGACAGCTTGCGTCTGTATGAAATGTTTCTTGGGCCATTAGAGCAATACAAACCTTGGAATACGGCTGGAATTACAGGCGTGCATAGTTTCCTTAAAAAATTATGGAAGTTGTATAATGACGACAATGGTTTTAAAGTTACAGACGTTGCACCAACTAAAGACACCCTAAAAACATTACATAAAACCATAAAGAAAGTAGAAGAAGATATTGAAAATTTCTCTTTTAATACATCAGTCTCTACCTTTATGATTGCATGTAATGAGCTCACTGCTCAAAAGTGTACAAGCAAACAAATTTTAGAACCGTTATTGGTGTTAATCTCACCTTATGCACCTCATATCGCTGAGGAATTATGGAATCAGTTAGGTCATGACAAATCGATTTCAACAGCAGATTTTCCAAAATTTGATGAAAGTCATTTGGTAGAAAGTACTAAAAATTATCCAATTTCGTTTAATGGTAAAATGCGTTTCACATTAGAGCTATCATTAGATTTAAGTAAAGATGACATTGAAAAAGCTGTATTGGCAAACGACAAAACTAAAGAGCAATTACAAGGTCGAGAACCTAAAAAAGTAATTGTAGTTCCTGGTAAAATTGTGAATATTGTTGGCTAA
- a CDS encoding 2-dehydropantoate 2-reductase, whose amino-acid sequence MNIVVVGAGGVGGYFGGKLAQAEFNVTFIVRGKTLQAIKGNGLKVKSVNGDFVVHPKVTDDVSTIQNPDVVILGVKSWQIEAIAKGLKDVITKNTMVLPLQNGADNADRLRNILPQENVLAGLCKIVSKIEAPGVINHFAFEPEIVFGEYDSKLTSRVKKVKSAFDKAGFKSTISENIQLDIWKKFLFITTISGIGAITRVVYGEIRKDDYLRQIMYQTANEIVAIANAKGIALTNNDIEMTLKIIDNFNHGTTASMQRDFMAGRPSELENFNGYIVKQGKELHLLTPANSFIYHCLLPQERKARGLS is encoded by the coding sequence ATGAACATTGTTGTTGTAGGTGCTGGTGGTGTTGGAGGATATTTTGGGGGAAAATTAGCACAAGCTGAATTTAATGTTACTTTTATTGTTAGAGGTAAAACACTTCAAGCTATAAAAGGTAATGGATTAAAAGTAAAAAGTGTTAATGGTGATTTTGTGGTGCATCCTAAAGTTACTGATGACGTTTCGACCATACAAAATCCAGATGTAGTCATTCTTGGTGTAAAGTCTTGGCAAATTGAGGCTATAGCCAAAGGGCTTAAAGATGTTATTACTAAGAATACGATGGTATTGCCATTGCAAAATGGCGCTGATAATGCCGATAGATTACGAAATATACTTCCGCAAGAAAACGTACTTGCAGGACTGTGTAAAATAGTGAGTAAAATTGAAGCGCCAGGTGTTATTAATCACTTTGCTTTTGAACCGGAAATTGTTTTTGGTGAATATGATAGTAAGCTCACATCTAGAGTAAAAAAAGTGAAATCAGCTTTTGATAAAGCAGGGTTTAAAAGCACTATTTCAGAAAACATCCAATTAGATATTTGGAAAAAGTTTCTTTTTATTACAACAATAAGTGGTATTGGAGCTATCACACGCGTGGTTTATGGAGAGATTAGAAAGGATGATTATTTAAGACAAATTATGTATCAAACAGCTAATGAAATTGTAGCAATAGCGAATGCAAAAGGGATTGCGTTAACCAATAATGATATTGAAATGACGTTAAAAATTATAGATAATTTTAATCATGGGACCACAGCATCTATGCAACGAGATTTTATGGCTGGACGCCCAAGTGAACTAGAAAATTTTAATGGCTATATCGTAAAACAAGGAAAAGAACTTCATCTTTTAACTCCAGCAAACTCATTTATATATCATTGTTTATTACCACAGGAAAGAAAAGCTCGAGGACTAAGTTAG
- a CDS encoding DinB family protein has protein sequence MRTIKKPKPSEYPKYSHIYMDLLQDDENILDQLWQNFLTIKSFIYKLPEEKLYFRYADNKWTIKEILVHLIDDERIFTYRALRYARNDDTPLHGFEENNYAIYSKANERSLDSIFEEYESVRKATLTLFNYLPEDSFLRSGSGIDTDGSIINKRTVRALAYHIAGHELRHFKIIKERYL, from the coding sequence ATGAGAACTATTAAAAAACCTAAACCGTCAGAATATCCAAAATATTCACATATTTACATGGATTTATTACAAGACGACGAAAACATACTTGACCAACTGTGGCAAAATTTTTTAACAATTAAAAGCTTTATATATAAATTGCCTGAAGAAAAGCTCTACTTTAGATATGCAGACAATAAGTGGACGATTAAAGAAATTTTAGTTCATCTAATTGACGACGAACGAATTTTTACTTATCGTGCTTTAAGATATGCAAGGAATGACGATACTCCTTTGCATGGTTTTGAAGAAAACAATTATGCTATTTATTCGAAAGCTAATGAACGAAGTTTAGATAGTATTTTTGAAGAATATGAATCTGTAAGAAAAGCAACTTTAACTCTTTTTAATTATTTACCTGAAGATAGTTTTTTAAGAAGTGGTTCTGGAATAGACACAGATGGAAGCATTATTAACAAAAGAACAGTTAGGGCATTAGCCTATCATATTGCTGGCCATGAGCTAAGACATTTTAAAATTATTAAAGAGCGATATTTATAA